The Hymenobacter sp. 5317J-9 genome has a window encoding:
- a CDS encoding protein kinase, with protein MILNSGSPDISPDKPGENIILFEGTRYLVDYLHGDAPLAGGNGVVFKINNENGDEYALKVCKFPQETAETHKNYLKRMRFIREIRAFEKTSQAEHENIVGFIGQGELKIKNKTYDYYVMEKCDYSLGHYLDLQPDLTIQQRILLFDKILDGISYLHGYDLYHRDIKNDNVLILDNEPKICDLGLSAYRVRDMEIEREEKGEMIGPTGWFSPEATNKFLVENTSNKYNLDCVIGAKSDVFQLGKLFWYIVQGNLPLGQIAKSDLVASDSKSLYEAIRKCLIHSSKRRLSLDGLKKLVQDLRFEFGL; from the coding sequence ATGATACTCAACTCAGGAAGCCCAGACATATCACCTGATAAGCCCGGAGAAAATATCATTCTATTTGAGGGCACAAGGTATTTAGTGGATTATTTACATGGTGACGCACCATTAGCAGGGGGCAATGGGGTAGTTTTTAAAATAAACAATGAAAATGGGGATGAATACGCTCTAAAAGTTTGCAAATTCCCACAAGAGACAGCTGAGACCCATAAAAATTACCTCAAACGCATGAGGTTTATAAGAGAAATTAGAGCCTTTGAAAAAACTTCGCAAGCGGAGCATGAAAACATTGTAGGATTTATAGGGCAAGGGGAGCTAAAAATAAAGAATAAGACGTATGATTATTATGTAATGGAAAAGTGTGATTATTCATTAGGGCATTACTTGGACTTGCAACCAGACTTAACTATTCAGCAGAGAATATTATTATTTGACAAGATATTAGATGGAATTTCTTATTTACATGGCTACGATTTATATCACAGGGATATCAAAAATGACAACGTTCTCATTTTGGATAACGAACCAAAAATATGCGACCTTGGCCTGTCCGCTTATCGCGTCAGGGATATGGAGATAGAACGAGAAGAAAAGGGCGAGATGATAGGTCCAACAGGTTGGTTTTCACCTGAAGCAACCAATAAATTTCTTGTTGAAAACACGTCTAACAAATACAACCTTGATTGCGTAATTGGCGCTAAGTCAGATGTCTTCCAGCTTGGAAAGCTGTTCTGGTATATAGTGCAAGGCAACTTACCTCTTGGTCAGATAGCTAAATCAGATTTAGTAGCATCTGATAGTAAAAGCTTATATGAAGCAATAAGAAAGTGCTTGATACACTCCTCAAAGCGTAGACTCTCACTTGATGGTCTAAAAAAGCTCGTTCAAGATTTGCGTTTTGAGTTTGGGCTATGA
- a CDS encoding DUF262 domain-containing protein gives MDFQFETWTVEKLLKLYKEGKINLKPSYQRNSVWSFDTQQGLIDSLKSHSALPAFFLLKKEGGKFEVVDGQQRTSTLILYNDTKELDEAGSTEEFKKNGFLKYPLNITVINSLGPHEKIEEFYTTINSSGTALNRPEKFKARFFETKFLDLVQKFIESPSFIALDLVPPSSKKRMLDRDLVEEVVALSIYKSSSKQEQSDTKGKNYDKKDFVETVYKRDLSDEEVKAVTTQFESAMKVFAWFNKIKAVKSTRYRQRNDFYTLYGFIMDNIQLDKKAYERIYRILLAVEPGIKPDKTGCPPLYEYALNCVSQSNAKAARDNRSRILDELLNGTAKPTDVQNKIIKYYSAPKSAIEKVGNTMMLVPEILSPLVESKERLK, from the coding sequence ATGGATTTCCAATTCGAAACTTGGACAGTAGAGAAGCTACTTAAACTCTACAAAGAAGGAAAAATCAATCTTAAGCCTTCCTATCAAAGGAACTCAGTTTGGAGTTTTGATACACAACAAGGACTGATAGATTCTTTAAAAAGTCATTCAGCACTTCCAGCATTTTTTCTTCTAAAAAAAGAAGGAGGCAAGTTTGAAGTTGTAGATGGGCAGCAACGCACAAGCACTCTTATTCTTTACAATGACACAAAAGAATTAGATGAAGCAGGTTCCACAGAAGAATTTAAAAAGAATGGATTTCTTAAATACCCTCTAAATATCACTGTTATAAACAGCTTGGGCCCTCATGAAAAAATAGAGGAGTTCTATACTACGATTAACTCTTCAGGAACGGCTTTGAACCGTCCAGAAAAATTCAAAGCACGGTTTTTTGAGACCAAATTTTTAGATTTAGTACAAAAATTCATAGAAAGCCCAAGCTTTATTGCGCTGGACTTGGTTCCTCCAAGCAGTAAAAAGCGGATGCTAGACCGTGATTTAGTAGAGGAAGTGGTTGCTCTTTCAATTTATAAAAGCTCTTCCAAGCAAGAACAATCTGATACAAAAGGAAAAAATTATGACAAAAAAGATTTCGTAGAGACTGTATACAAACGCGACCTGAGTGACGAAGAAGTTAAGGCTGTAACAACTCAATTTGAATCCGCAATGAAAGTTTTTGCGTGGTTCAATAAAATCAAAGCAGTTAAATCTACTCGTTATAGACAACGAAATGATTTTTACACTCTTTACGGCTTCATTATGGATAATATTCAACTTGATAAAAAAGCCTATGAAAGAATATACAGAATCCTACTTGCTGTGGAGCCAGGGATTAAACCTGACAAAACTGGATGCCCACCACTGTATGAGTATGCTCTAAATTGTGTTTCTCAATCTAATGCAAAAGCAGCTCGAGATAACAGAAGTCGCATATTAGATGAATTATTGAATGGAACGGCTAAGCCAACTGATGTGCAGAATAAGATTATAAAATATTACTCTGCTCCAAAATCAGCCATAGAGAAAGTTGGCAATACAATGATGCTGGTTCCGGAAATTTTGTCTCCTTTGGTTGAATCTAAAGAACGCCTTAAGTAG
- a CDS encoding phosphoadenosine phosphosulfate reductase family protein, whose translation MQNKPLRHVMGISGGKDSAALAIYLRNKHPELDIEYYFSDTGKELPETYTLISNLENYLGKKITRLEAAPDSPEDSFDHFVKVYGGYLPSSSARWCTKKLKLEPFEQFVGNDPVVSYVGIRGDEDREGYISRKPNIQSIFPFRRNIWSEDVVQKVLQADALPRLGRLYEKLSEHAQHTRLLPVVNAPLSRTFSQTQKLNALLDADVRLFNRVVFALLRDTAYPLAQAAEFSLLDNDENLVRADIFKLLRTSGVGVPAYYEKITFEVDGQQGEYARSRSGCFFCFFQQKIEWVWLYEQHPDKFALAQAYEKDGYTWMEESLSDLIKPERIRRIKLDALAKQQKSAFSTSAYLLDVLDDEEEVGCASCFI comes from the coding sequence ATGCAGAACAAGCCTCTCCGGCACGTAATGGGCATTTCCGGCGGCAAAGACAGCGCCGCCCTGGCCATTTACCTGCGCAACAAGCACCCTGAGCTGGACATTGAATACTACTTCAGCGACACCGGGAAAGAGCTGCCAGAAACCTACACGCTTATCAGCAACCTGGAAAATTACCTGGGAAAGAAGATAACGCGCCTCGAAGCCGCGCCGGATAGCCCGGAAGACTCGTTCGACCATTTCGTGAAGGTGTACGGGGGCTACCTGCCCTCGTCGAGCGCCCGCTGGTGTACCAAGAAACTCAAGCTGGAGCCCTTCGAGCAGTTTGTGGGCAACGACCCGGTGGTGTCTTACGTGGGCATTCGGGGCGACGAAGACCGCGAAGGCTACATCTCGCGCAAGCCCAACATTCAATCCATCTTCCCGTTCCGGCGCAACATCTGGAGCGAAGACGTGGTACAGAAGGTGCTGCAAGCCGACGCACTGCCCCGCCTCGGCCGCCTCTACGAAAAGCTAAGCGAGCACGCCCAGCATACCCGCTTGCTGCCGGTGGTGAATGCACCCTTGTCACGCACCTTCAGCCAGACGCAGAAGCTCAACGCCCTGCTCGATGCCGATGTGCGCCTGTTCAACCGCGTGGTGTTTGCCCTGCTGCGCGACACGGCCTACCCGCTGGCTCAAGCCGCCGAGTTCTCCTTGCTCGACAACGACGAGAACCTGGTGCGCGCCGATATTTTCAAGCTGTTGCGCACAAGCGGCGTGGGCGTGCCGGCCTACTATGAAAAGATAACCTTTGAAGTAGACGGTCAGCAGGGCGAATACGCCCGCAGCCGCTCCGGCTGCTTCTTCTGCTTCTTCCAGCAAAAGATTGAATGGGTGTGGCTCTATGAGCAACACCCCGATAAGTTTGCCCTAGCCCAAGCCTACGAAAAAGACGGCTACACTTGGATGGAAGAGTCGCTTAGCGACCTCATTAAACCAGAACGCATCCGGCGTATTAAGCTGGATGCGTTGGCTAAACAACAGAAAAGCGCATTTTCCACTAGTGCATATTTACTTGATGTCCTCGACGATGAGGAAGAAGTAGGATGTGCATCATGTTTTATATAA
- a CDS encoding DUF4007 family protein — protein sequence MLGEKLIFQGHNTFLCRHGWLKKGYDFIEAGGGFNDADAVVQLGVGKNMVDAVRYWLRAFGLTNESDELLAVAHQLFGPDGVDPYLEDNATLWYLHYLLVKTGRASLYHFVFNELRKEGFSFSKTQLEQFIIRRNSELGKLPLNSTTLDADLTVFIRSYAPAGEKGKGDIEEESSGLLQDLGMLTVTKNDGIRYHIENLERREIPWQVVLRIILENEQFGESISFSDLEVAPDSPGLLFAMNEKGLFYKIEEMREHFPTAIIYSSTAGNRVLTIKKELINLDEVMQQYYGDLV from the coding sequence ATGCTAGGGGAAAAACTTATTTTTCAAGGACATAACACGTTCTTATGTCGCCACGGCTGGCTTAAGAAGGGATACGATTTTATTGAAGCTGGAGGAGGCTTCAATGATGCTGATGCCGTAGTGCAGCTCGGCGTTGGTAAGAATATGGTGGATGCTGTGCGCTATTGGCTGCGGGCTTTTGGTCTGACCAATGAGTCCGACGAATTGCTAGCTGTCGCCCACCAACTCTTCGGTCCTGATGGGGTTGACCCATATCTAGAGGACAACGCTACCCTTTGGTATTTGCACTATCTGCTTGTCAAAACTGGCCGCGCTTCTTTGTATCATTTTGTCTTCAATGAGCTACGGAAAGAAGGCTTCTCTTTTAGCAAGACGCAACTAGAGCAGTTCATCATTCGGCGCAACTCGGAATTGGGTAAGTTGCCATTAAATTCTACTACGCTTGATGCAGACTTAACCGTATTTATCCGCAGCTATGCGCCTGCAGGCGAAAAAGGCAAGGGAGATATAGAAGAAGAGTCTAGTGGACTGTTGCAAGACTTGGGCATGCTCACGGTAACGAAGAATGACGGCATCCGCTACCACATTGAGAATTTGGAGCGACGGGAGATTCCTTGGCAAGTGGTGCTGCGCATCATCTTGGAGAATGAGCAGTTTGGCGAATCCATCAGCTTTAGTGACTTGGAGGTCGCGCCTGACTCGCCCGGCTTGCTATTCGCTATGAACGAGAAGGGCTTGTTCTATAAAATCGAGGAGATGCGCGAGCATTTCCCGACGGCCATTATCTATTCGAGCACTGCCGGCAACCGGGTGCTTACTATCAAGAAAGAACTAATCAACCTCGATGAGGTGATGCAGCAATATTATGGCGACCTCGTTTAG
- a CDS encoding sugar phosphate nucleotidyltransferase, whose translation MKAVIPVAGIGSRLRPHTHTQPKSLVPVAGNTILGHIIDRLRVAGLTEFVFVVGYLGDKIVRYVRRNYPDLNATFVMQEPREGLGHALWLAREEFRHDPDGVLILLGDTIVDVDLPALLATPGSVLAVKEVKDPTRFGIVETGAGGRVNKVVEKPKIPKSNYAMVGLYKLADAEKLAQALEWLRETDVRTHGEFQLTDALMRLIEDGEAMTTCPVDNWFDCGRKETLLEANARLLNTAEFLEPRDYSEFPDSVIIPPVSIGRGCRISQSIIGPNVAIGDKTIVQNTILSDSIIGSYSELRSAVMHDCIVGSDASFRGMNHSLNIGDNTEIDYS comes from the coding sequence ATGAAAGCCGTCATTCCCGTCGCCGGCATTGGCTCGCGCCTGCGCCCCCACACCCACACCCAGCCCAAAAGCCTGGTGCCGGTGGCCGGCAACACCATTCTGGGCCACATCATCGACCGCCTGCGGGTGGCCGGGCTCACCGAGTTTGTGTTTGTGGTGGGTTACCTGGGCGATAAAATCGTGCGCTACGTGCGCCGCAACTACCCCGACCTCAACGCCACCTTCGTGATGCAGGAGCCCCGCGAGGGCCTGGGCCACGCCCTGTGGCTGGCCCGCGAGGAGTTCCGCCACGACCCCGACGGCGTGCTCATCCTGCTCGGCGACACGATAGTGGACGTGGACCTGCCGGCCCTGCTGGCCACGCCCGGCTCGGTGCTGGCCGTGAAGGAAGTGAAGGACCCCACCCGCTTCGGCATTGTGGAAACCGGGGCCGGCGGCCGCGTAAACAAGGTGGTGGAGAAGCCCAAGATTCCGAAGTCGAACTACGCCATGGTGGGCCTCTACAAGCTGGCCGACGCCGAAAAGCTGGCCCAGGCCCTGGAGTGGCTGCGCGAAACCGACGTGCGCACCCACGGCGAGTTCCAGCTCACCGACGCGCTGATGCGCCTCATTGAGGACGGCGAAGCCATGACGACCTGCCCCGTGGACAACTGGTTTGACTGCGGCCGCAAGGAAACCCTGCTCGAAGCCAACGCCCGCCTGCTCAACACGGCCGAATTTCTGGAGCCGCGCGACTACTCGGAGTTTCCGGATTCGGTGATTATTCCGCCGGTGAGCATCGGGCGAGGCTGCCGCATTTCGCAGTCCATCATCGGGCCCAACGTGGCCATTGGCGACAAAACCATCGTGCAGAATACCATCCTGAGCGACTCCATCATCGGCTCCTACTCGGAGCTGCGCTCGGCGGTGATGCACGACTGCATCGTGGGTTCCGACGCCTCGTTCCGGGGCATGAACCACTCGCTGAACATCGGCGACAACACGGAGATTGATTACAGCTGA
- a CDS encoding LemA family protein encodes MKRFLLYFAGLALLLTQSSCGYNGMVQRDQAVKAQAGNVQSAYQRRNDLIGNLVNTVKGAAKFEQGTLTSVIEARAKATSVQLNPGDLTPENIKKFQEAQSQVSAGLGRLLAVSENYPDLKANANFQELQAQIEGTENRINVERNKFNAVTNDYNTFTRSFPNNLFAGMFGFQPKPYFEADPAASKAPTVQF; translated from the coding sequence ATGAAACGCTTTCTTCTGTATTTCGCGGGCCTGGCCCTGTTGCTCACCCAGTCCTCGTGCGGCTACAACGGCATGGTGCAGCGCGACCAGGCCGTGAAAGCCCAGGCCGGCAACGTGCAAAGCGCCTACCAGCGCCGCAACGACCTCATCGGCAACCTGGTGAACACCGTGAAGGGCGCCGCCAAGTTCGAGCAGGGCACCCTCACTTCGGTCATCGAAGCCCGCGCCAAGGCCACCAGCGTGCAATTGAACCCCGGCGACCTCACGCCCGAAAACATCAAGAAATTCCAGGAAGCCCAAAGCCAGGTTTCGGCCGGCCTGGGCCGCCTGCTGGCCGTGTCCGAAAACTACCCCGACCTGAAGGCCAACGCCAACTTCCAGGAGCTGCAGGCCCAGATTGAGGGCACCGAAAACCGCATCAACGTGGAGCGCAACAAGTTCAACGCCGTCACCAACGACTACAACACCTTCACCCGCTCCTTCCCCAACAACCTGTTTGCCGGCATGTTCGGCTTCCAGCCCAAGCCCTACTTCGAAGCCGACCCGGCCGCGAGCAAGGCCCCCACGGTGCAGTTTTAA
- a CDS encoding TPM domain-containing protein, with amino-acid sequence MNNPLTPAQDAALVAAIRQAEVTTSGEIRVHLEDTCPTPEPLDRAAQVFGELNMHKTAARNGVLFYLAWQSRQFAVIGDSAINAAVPDDFWETTKEAVLEQFRHENYVLGLERGIKMVGEQLQRYFPYDAKTDQNELDDSISFGGQQPSSDA; translated from the coding sequence ATGAATAACCCCCTTACCCCCGCCCAGGACGCGGCCCTGGTGGCCGCCATCCGGCAGGCCGAAGTCACGACTTCGGGCGAAATCCGGGTGCATCTCGAAGACACCTGCCCCACGCCCGAGCCCCTGGACCGCGCCGCCCAGGTGTTCGGCGAGCTGAACATGCACAAAACCGCCGCCCGCAACGGCGTGCTCTTTTACCTGGCTTGGCAAAGCCGGCAGTTTGCCGTCATCGGCGACTCGGCCATCAACGCCGCCGTGCCCGACGACTTCTGGGAAACCACCAAGGAAGCCGTGCTGGAACAGTTTCGGCACGAAAACTACGTGCTGGGCTTGGAGCGCGGCATTAAGATGGTGGGCGAGCAGCTGCAGCGCTACTTCCCCTACGACGCCAAAACCGACCAGAACGAGCTGGACGATTCCATTTCCTTCGGCGGCCAACAGCCGTCATCCGACGCATGA
- a CDS encoding TPM domain-containing protein, producing the protein MKHSEADARVTAPHAVAAGVRVPRPATWRWLLVLLWALTALGAAAQNTPPRPNPPRLVNDLAGLMQAGEADALERKLVAYDDSTSSQIAVVTVPTLDGDDVANYAQNLYESWGIGRKGKNNGILILVAQQEHVARIQTGYGLEGAVPDAIAKRIISNTLVPAFRQNQYYAGLDRATDQLIALAKGEYQADPEDARPQRSRGSSGSGFPFWAIIIVMVFIFIMLRNRGGGGGRGNRGFGGGFVPPIIFGGGGFGGGGGWGGGGGGGGFGGFGGGSSGGGGASGSW; encoded by the coding sequence ATGAAACATTCCGAGGCTGACGCCAGGGTAACAGCGCCGCACGCGGTGGCGGCTGGCGTGCGCGTGCCCCGGCCCGCAACGTGGCGCTGGCTGCTGGTGCTGCTGTGGGCCCTCACGGCGCTGGGCGCGGCGGCCCAAAACACCCCGCCCCGGCCCAACCCGCCGCGCCTGGTCAACGACCTGGCGGGCCTGATGCAGGCCGGCGAAGCCGACGCCCTAGAGCGCAAGCTCGTGGCCTACGACGACAGCACCTCCTCGCAGATTGCGGTGGTCACGGTGCCCACCCTCGACGGCGACGACGTGGCCAACTACGCCCAGAACCTCTACGAAAGCTGGGGCATCGGCCGCAAAGGCAAAAACAACGGCATCCTGATACTGGTGGCCCAGCAGGAGCACGTGGCCCGCATCCAGACCGGCTACGGCCTCGAAGGCGCCGTGCCCGACGCCATTGCCAAGCGCATCATCAGCAATACGCTGGTGCCCGCTTTCCGACAGAATCAATACTACGCCGGCCTCGACCGGGCCACCGACCAGCTCATTGCCCTCGCCAAAGGTGAGTACCAGGCCGACCCGGAAGACGCCCGGCCGCAGCGCAGCCGCGGGTCGTCGGGCTCCGGCTTTCCGTTCTGGGCCATCATCATCGTGATGGTCTTCATCTTCATCATGCTACGCAACCGGGGTGGCGGAGGCGGGCGCGGCAACCGCGGCTTCGGCGGTGGGTTTGTGCCTCCCATCATTTTCGGTGGTGGCGGTTTCGGCGGCGGCGGCGGCTGGGGCGGCGGTGGAGGCGGCGGTGGCTTCGGGGGCTTTGGCGGCGGCAGCAGCGGCGGCGGCGGCGCCAGCGGCAGCTGGTAG
- a CDS encoding DUF1684 domain-containing protein — MKSFFSALPVAALLAGSAQAQTAPAHLDSLAHRQTVLAFQQALNAEFRNPKESPLTPAEQQALVSLPYYPTQYRYYVTATFVRDSTSRPFAMETSTARRPTYRKYGELRFVLNGQPQRLSVYQEQELMKRPGLDDYLFLPFTDLTNGHGSYGGGRYIDLRIPPRGTTVMQLDFNRAYNPSCAYNHGYSCPVPPAENRLAVAIPVGVQSEH, encoded by the coding sequence ATGAAATCTTTCTTTTCCGCGCTGCCTGTGGCCGCGCTGCTGGCCGGCTCCGCGCAGGCGCAAACGGCGCCCGCGCACCTCGATTCGCTGGCTCACCGCCAGACCGTGCTGGCTTTTCAGCAGGCGCTGAATGCGGAGTTCCGCAACCCTAAGGAGTCGCCCCTGACGCCGGCCGAGCAGCAGGCCCTCGTGAGCCTGCCCTACTACCCCACCCAATACCGCTACTATGTAACGGCCACGTTTGTGCGCGACTCCACCTCCCGGCCCTTTGCCATGGAAACCAGCACCGCCCGGCGGCCCACCTACCGCAAATACGGCGAGCTGCGCTTTGTGCTAAACGGCCAGCCCCAGCGGCTCAGCGTGTATCAGGAACAAGAATTAATGAAGCGCCCTGGCCTAGACGACTACCTCTTCCTGCCCTTCACCGACCTCACCAACGGCCACGGCAGCTACGGCGGCGGCCGCTACATCGACCTGCGTATTCCGCCGCGCGGCACCACCGTGATGCAGTTGGACTTCAACCGGGCCTACAATCCGTCGTGTGCCTACAACCACGGCTACTCCTGCCCCGTGCCCCCGGCCGAGAACCGGCTGGCAGTGGCCATTCCGGTGGGCGTGCAGAGCGAGCACTAG
- a CDS encoding sterol desaturase family protein — MPTLSPEEPDVKPTPTPAAAPMRPKHKGSAQLFQNPVLERLSHTHIALPVGIFAVTGILSMYYGLTRGFMTGLGALGLFLAGLLAFTLVEYLVHRYVYHIPATTPGRAKFQYTMHGVHHEYPKDKTRLAMPPIITVFVASLLFFIFRFSFGSYAFGLLSGFTFGYAMYLFVHYAIHAYAPPKNFLKVWWTHHSQHHYRQDEVAFGVSSTLWDHIIGTMPSKQRSE, encoded by the coding sequence ATGCCAACTCTATCCCCCGAAGAACCAGACGTTAAGCCTACCCCAACGCCCGCCGCGGCCCCCATGCGGCCCAAGCACAAAGGCTCGGCGCAGCTGTTTCAGAACCCTGTGCTGGAGCGGCTTTCGCACACGCACATTGCGCTGCCGGTGGGCATTTTTGCCGTTACGGGCATTCTGAGCATGTACTATGGCCTCACGCGCGGCTTCATGACGGGCCTGGGCGCGTTGGGTCTGTTTTTGGCGGGCCTGCTGGCTTTCACCCTCGTCGAGTACCTGGTGCACCGCTACGTGTACCACATTCCGGCCACCACCCCGGGGCGCGCCAAGTTCCAGTACACCATGCACGGCGTGCACCACGAGTACCCCAAGGACAAGACGCGCCTGGCCATGCCGCCCATCATCACGGTGTTTGTGGCCTCGCTGCTGTTCTTCATTTTCCGCTTCAGCTTCGGCTCGTATGCGTTCGGACTGCTGTCGGGCTTCACGTTTGGCTACGCCATGTACCTGTTTGTGCACTATGCCATTCACGCCTACGCGCCGCCGAAGAACTTCCTGAAAGTGTGGTGGACGCACCACAGCCAGCACCACTACCGGCAGGACGAGGTGGCCTTTGGCGTGAGCAGCACGCTCTGGGACCACATCATCGGCACCATGCCCAGCAAGCAGCGCAGCGAATAG
- a CDS encoding shikimate kinase, whose translation MTNNANTPPYPYNASLVPGGSGHLSLVGLPGAGKTTLGRQLAAHFNRPFLDLDVAIEAHTGRSVRDIFAAEGEASFREIESAVLRRALAHAGPPLVLATGGGTPCFHDNMRLLNSAGPTLWLDVPVEVLAARMAPEEVAKRPLIAAAGGAEAWLRETLKARKGFYAQARLRCSAACTLPAVVAQLAGTGFALPGTLPPMP comes from the coding sequence ATGACAAACAACGCCAACACACCACCCTATCCCTACAATGCCTCGCTGGTACCCGGCGGCTCCGGCCACCTGAGCCTGGTGGGCCTGCCCGGCGCCGGCAAAACCACCCTGGGCCGCCAGCTGGCCGCGCACTTCAACCGCCCGTTTCTGGACCTGGACGTGGCCATTGAAGCCCACACCGGGCGCAGCGTGCGGGATATTTTCGCCGCCGAAGGCGAAGCCAGCTTTCGGGAGATAGAATCGGCGGTGCTGCGGCGGGCCCTGGCCCACGCGGGCCCGCCGCTGGTGCTGGCCACGGGCGGCGGCACGCCCTGCTTTCACGACAATATGCGGCTGCTCAACAGCGCTGGGCCCACGCTCTGGCTCGATGTGCCGGTGGAAGTACTGGCCGCCCGCATGGCTCCGGAGGAGGTGGCCAAGCGGCCCCTCATTGCGGCCGCAGGCGGGGCCGAAGCCTGGCTGCGCGAAACCCTGAAGGCCCGGAAAGGGTTTTATGCCCAGGCACGGCTGCGCTGCTCGGCGGCCTGCACGCTGCCCGCGGTGGTGGCGCAGCTGGCGGGCACGGGTTTTGCCCTGCCGGGCACTTTGCCCCCCATGCCGTAA
- a CDS encoding ABC transporter permease: MLSFILRRLGQGLLVLVGVACTVFLLFNVLPGDPAALLAGQRTDLATKAAITADLGLDQPLPTRLLGYLNDVSPLGLHPADSAGRARYGGLAVLPLGERALVLKKPYLRRSFQSNKDVLRILLDYFPGTMWLALAAMLIASVGGVAFGVAAALRPQSWLDRVLVSTSVLGISVPSFVAAILIAVTFGFYWSRWTGLSLTGQLYETDPFTGERHLVLRNLLLPAVALGIRPLAIITQLTRSSMLDVLSQDYIRTARAKGLSRPATVLHHALRNALNPVVTAVSGWLASLMAGAFFIEYIFNWKGLGTVTLRAVENLDFPVVMGATLFVAALFVLINIVVDVLYAVLDPRVKLG; the protein is encoded by the coding sequence ATGCTATCCTTCATTCTTCGTCGCCTGGGTCAGGGCCTGCTTGTGCTGGTGGGCGTGGCGTGCACGGTGTTTTTGCTGTTCAACGTGCTGCCCGGCGACCCCGCCGCCCTGCTGGCCGGCCAGCGCACCGACCTGGCCACCAAAGCCGCCATCACCGCCGACCTTGGCCTCGACCAGCCCCTGCCCACCCGCCTGCTCGGCTATTTGAACGATGTGTCGCCGCTGGGCCTGCACCCCGCCGACTCGGCCGGCCGCGCCCGCTACGGGGGCCTGGCCGTGCTGCCGCTGGGCGAGCGCGCCCTCGTGCTGAAAAAGCCCTACCTGCGCCGCTCCTTCCAGAGCAACAAGGACGTGCTGCGCATCCTGCTCGATTATTTCCCCGGCACCATGTGGCTGGCGCTGGCGGCCATGCTCATTGCCAGCGTGGGCGGCGTGGCCTTTGGGGTGGCAGCGGCGCTGCGGCCGCAGTCGTGGCTCGACAGGGTGCTGGTGAGCACCTCGGTGCTGGGCATTTCGGTGCCGTCGTTTGTGGCGGCCATTCTCATTGCCGTCACGTTCGGCTTCTACTGGAGCCGCTGGACGGGCCTGAGCCTCACCGGGCAGCTGTATGAGACGGACCCGTTCACGGGCGAGCGGCACTTGGTGCTGCGCAATTTGCTGCTGCCGGCCGTGGCGCTGGGCATCCGCCCGCTGGCCATCATCACGCAGCTCACGCGCTCGAGCATGCTCGACGTGCTGAGCCAGGACTACATCCGCACGGCCCGCGCCAAGGGGCTGAGCCGCCCGGCCACGGTGCTGCACCACGCCCTGCGCAACGCCCTCAACCCCGTGGTGACGGCCGTGTCGGGCTGGCTGGCCTCGCTCATGGCCGGTGCGTTTTTCATCGAATACATCTTCAACTGGAAAGGCCTGGGCACCGTGACGCTACGCGCCGTGGAAAACCTGGACTTCCCGGTGGTAATGGGCGCCACGCTGTTCGTAGCCGCGCTGTTTGTGCTGATAAATATTGTCGTCGACGTGCTCTACGCCGTGCTCGACCCGCGGGTGAAGCTGGGGTAA